In Phocoena sinus isolate mPhoSin1 chromosome 10, mPhoSin1.pri, whole genome shotgun sequence, a single genomic region encodes these proteins:
- the FBXL14 gene encoding F-box/LRR-repeat protein 14 isoform X1, whose product METHISCLFPELLAMIFGYLDVRDKGRAAQVCTAWRDAAYHKSVWRGVEAKLHLRRANPSLFPSLQARGIRRVQILSLRRSLSYVIQGMANIESLNLSGCYNLTDNGLGHAFVQEIGSLRALNLSLCKQITDSSLGRIAQYLKGLEVLELGGCSNITNTGLLLIAWGLQRLKSLNLRSCRHLSDVGIGHLAGMTRSAAEGCLGLEQLTLQDCQKLTDLSLKHISRGLTGLRLLNLSFCGGISDAGLLHLSHMGSLRSLNLRSCDNISDTGIMHLAMGSLRLSGLDVSFCDKVGDQSLAYIAQGLDGLKSLSLCSCHISDDGINRMVRQMHGLRTLNIGQCVRITDKGLELIAEHLSQLTGIDLYGCTRITKRGLERITQLPCLKVLNLGLWQMTDSEKVR is encoded by the coding sequence ATGGAGACGCACATCTCGTGCCTGTTCCCCGAGCTGCTGGCCATGATCTTCGGCTACCTGGACGTGCGCGACAAGGGGCGCGCGGCGCAGGTGTGCACGGCCTGGCGGGACGCCGCCTACCACAAGTCGGTGTGGCGGGGGGTGGAGGCCAAGCTGCACCTGCGCCGGGCCAACCCGTCGCTGTTCCCCAGCCTGCAGGCCCGGGGCATCCGCCGGGTGCAGATCCTGAGCCTGCGCCGCAGCCTCAGCTACGTGATCCAGGGCATGGCCAACATCGAGAGCCTCAACCTCAGCGGCTGCTACAACCTCACCGACAACGGACTGGGCCACGCGTTCGTTCAGGAGATCGGTTCGCTGCGCGCTCTCAACCTGAGCCTGTGCAAGCAGATCACCGACAGCAGCCTGGGCCGCATAGCCCAGTACCTCAAGGGCCTGGAGGTGCTGGAGCTGGGCGGCTGCAGCAACATCACCAACACCGGTCTCCTGCTTATCGCCTGGGGCCTGCAGCGCCTCAAGAGCCTTAATCTCCGCAGCTGCCGCCACCTCTCGGACGTGGGCATCGGGCACCTGGCCGGCATGACGCGCAGCGCGGCCGAGGGCTGCCTGGGCCTGGAGCAGCTCACGCTGCAGGACTGCCAGAAGCTCACGGATCTGTCTCTGAAGCACATCTCCCGGGGGCTGACGGGCCTGAGGCTCCTCAACCTCAGCTTCTGCGGAGGCATCTCGGACGCAGGCCTCCTGCACCTGTCGCACATGGGCAGCCTGCGCAGCCTTAACCTGCGCTCCTGCGACAACATCAGTGACACGGGCATCATGCATCTGGCCATGGGCAGCCTGCGCCTCTCGGGGCTGGATGTGTCCTTCTGTGACAAGGTGGGGGACCAGAGCCTGGCTTACATAGCGCAGGGGCTGGACGGCCTCAAGTCCCTGTCCCTCTGCTCCTGCCACATAAGCGACGATGGCATCAACCGCATGGTGCGGCAGATGCATGGGCTGCGCACACTCAACATCGGGCAGTGTGTACGCATCACGGACAAGGGCCTGGAGCTGATCGCCGAGCACCTGAGCCAGCTCACCGGCATCGACCTGTACGGCTGCACCCGCATCACCAAGCGCGGCCTGGAGCGCATCACGCAGCTGCCGTGCCTCAAGGTACTCAACCTGGGCCTCTGGCAGATGACGGACAGTGAGAAGGTCAGGTGA
- the FBXL14 gene encoding F-box/LRR-repeat protein 14 isoform X2, which produces MHKEPRERTGGGVWKHPEHARRKCLQARGIRRVQILSLRRSLSYVIQGMANIESLNLSGCYNLTDNGLGHAFVQEIGSLRALNLSLCKQITDSSLGRIAQYLKGLEVLELGGCSNITNTGLLLIAWGLQRLKSLNLRSCRHLSDVGIGHLAGMTRSAAEGCLGLEQLTLQDCQKLTDLSLKHISRGLTGLRLLNLSFCGGISDAGLLHLSHMGSLRSLNLRSCDNISDTGIMHLAMGSLRLSGLDVSFCDKVGDQSLAYIAQGLDGLKSLSLCSCHISDDGINRMVRQMHGLRTLNIGQCVRITDKGLELIAEHLSQLTGIDLYGCTRITKRGLERITQLPCLKVLNLGLWQMTDSEKVR; this is translated from the exons ATGCACAAGGAGCCGAGGGAGCGCACTGGCGGCGGTGTCTGGAAACACCCGGAACATGCTAGAAGGAAGTG CCTGCAGGCCCGGGGCATCCGCCGGGTGCAGATCCTGAGCCTGCGCCGCAGCCTCAGCTACGTGATCCAGGGCATGGCCAACATCGAGAGCCTCAACCTCAGCGGCTGCTACAACCTCACCGACAACGGACTGGGCCACGCGTTCGTTCAGGAGATCGGTTCGCTGCGCGCTCTCAACCTGAGCCTGTGCAAGCAGATCACCGACAGCAGCCTGGGCCGCATAGCCCAGTACCTCAAGGGCCTGGAGGTGCTGGAGCTGGGCGGCTGCAGCAACATCACCAACACCGGTCTCCTGCTTATCGCCTGGGGCCTGCAGCGCCTCAAGAGCCTTAATCTCCGCAGCTGCCGCCACCTCTCGGACGTGGGCATCGGGCACCTGGCCGGCATGACGCGCAGCGCGGCCGAGGGCTGCCTGGGCCTGGAGCAGCTCACGCTGCAGGACTGCCAGAAGCTCACGGATCTGTCTCTGAAGCACATCTCCCGGGGGCTGACGGGCCTGAGGCTCCTCAACCTCAGCTTCTGCGGAGGCATCTCGGACGCAGGCCTCCTGCACCTGTCGCACATGGGCAGCCTGCGCAGCCTTAACCTGCGCTCCTGCGACAACATCAGTGACACGGGCATCATGCATCTGGCCATGGGCAGCCTGCGCCTCTCGGGGCTGGATGTGTCCTTCTGTGACAAGGTGGGGGACCAGAGCCTGGCTTACATAGCGCAGGGGCTGGACGGCCTCAAGTCCCTGTCCCTCTGCTCCTGCCACATAAGCGACGATGGCATCAACCGCATGGTGCGGCAGATGCATGGGCTGCGCACACTCAACATCGGGCAGTGTGTACGCATCACGGACAAGGGCCTGGAGCTGATCGCCGAGCACCTGAGCCAGCTCACCGGCATCGACCTGTACGGCTGCACCCGCATCACCAAGCGCGGCCTGGAGCGCATCACGCAGCTGCCGTGCCTCAAGGTACTCAACCTGGGCCTCTGGCAGATGACGGACAGTGAGAAGGTCAGGTGA